CTCTTCCGCGTTTTTCTTCGACAGCAACAGAATCATATCCTGGTCGCCTTTGATCTCACCGCTCATCAGTCGCATCATCTGCTGACGCAGATTCGGCATTTTGCCGGACAGATCGTCGAGTGTCTCAAACGGGATTTCGCAGACCATTGAGGTTTCCAGTGCCTGCGCAAAACTCGGATGATGCCCGCTACCGATGGCGTCGAAACCGACCAGGTCACCCGCGAGGTGAAAGCCTGTAATCTGCTCATCGCCTTGTTCAGTAATGGTATAGCTCTTGATCGTACCGGAACGAATGGCATAGAGCGATTTCAGCTCATCACCCGCTTTAAACAGCGTCTGGCCTTTCTGGATCGGCTTTTTACGCTCGATAATATTATCAAGCTGATCAAGCTCATGCTCGTTAAGTGTGAACGGGATGCAAAGCTGGCTGATACTGCAATCCTGGCAATGGATAGCACAACCGCCAGACTGAATGCGCCGTATAATTCGCTTTTCCGGGATCATAGGTCTGCTCAAGCCGTAATTGATATTTGTCAATTTTAACATCTTTTTGGTGAGCACGTAAGTCTGAGCTAACCCCAATAGCGGATAATTCCGGCATGTGTGAGCAAATTATTTCTATCCCTTTGAAAATCCGAACGTTCCGTGTAACGTCTTTACGTAAAAGTGTGAGCAAGAAGGCACGAA
The DNA window shown above is from Citrobacter farmeri and carries:
- the fnr gene encoding fumarate/nitrate reduction transcriptional regulator Fnr, with translation MIPEKRIIRRIQSGGCAIHCQDCSISQLCIPFTLNEHELDQLDNIIERKKPIQKGQTLFKAGDELKSLYAIRSGTIKSYTITEQGDEQITGFHLAGDLVGFDAIGSGHHPSFAQALETSMVCEIPFETLDDLSGKMPNLRQQMMRLMSGEIKGDQDMILLLSKKNAEERLAAFIYNLSRRFAQRGFSPREFRLTMTRGDIGNYLGLTVETISRLLGRFQKSGMLAVKGKYITIENSDALAVLAGHTRNVA